A single Bacillus sp. OxB-1 DNA region contains:
- the motB gene encoding flagellar motor protein MotB, with translation MSKRRKKKSHDEHGVDESWLLPYSDLLTLLLALFIVLFASSSIDEAKFTQMTTVFNEIFDGGKGVMEQAAPTTVPVPKDSVDVNEENNSYLEDQRSLGEIQDRLDNYIAVHELENQFETKLTDEGLLVTIRDSILFSPGKADLKPEYRGLADDIAELLVFDRPRQIVITGHTDNLPMNNAEFSSNWELSVMRAVNFLKILMESDKIDPLLLSAKGYGEYHPIAPNDTAEGRSKNRRVEVLIQPLVLEDGSVAD, from the coding sequence TTGTCGAAGAGACGTAAGAAGAAATCACATGATGAGCATGGCGTGGATGAGTCCTGGCTCCTGCCTTATTCGGACCTATTGACGCTACTACTTGCATTGTTCATCGTTTTATTCGCTTCCAGTTCCATCGATGAAGCGAAGTTCACTCAAATGACGACAGTCTTCAACGAGATTTTCGACGGGGGCAAAGGTGTGATGGAGCAAGCGGCACCGACGACTGTTCCTGTGCCGAAAGATTCCGTCGATGTCAACGAAGAGAACAACTCCTATTTGGAAGATCAACGGTCGCTGGGGGAAATCCAAGATCGTTTGGATAATTATATCGCGGTACATGAATTGGAAAACCAGTTTGAAACGAAGCTGACGGATGAAGGTCTGCTCGTCACCATCCGGGACAGCATCCTTTTTAGCCCTGGGAAAGCTGATCTCAAGCCGGAGTATAGGGGATTGGCGGATGATATCGCGGAATTGCTCGTATTCGATAGGCCACGGCAAATTGTCATAACAGGGCATACAGACAATTTGCCGATGAACAACGCGGAATTCTCGTCGAACTGGGAACTGAGCGTCATGCGGGCGGTCAATTTCCTGAAAATCTTGATGGAGTCGGATAAAATCGATCCGCTTTTACTCAGCGCGAAGGGCTATGGGGAGTATCATCCGATCGCTCCTAACGACACTGCGGAAGGACGCAGTAAAAACCGCCGTGTCGAAGTTTTGATCCAGCCCCTTGTATTGGAAGATGGTTCGGTAGCCGACTAG
- the motA gene encoding flagellar motor stator protein MotA: protein MDLSTILGLVLGFVALFVGMAMKGVTPDNLLNVAAILIILVGTVAAVVIAFPMSELKNVPKLFGKIFKEQKLTSDADIIRMFSGWADIARREGLLALEAKTDEIDDPFLKNGLGLAIDGQNADYIRDVLTEEVDAMEERHAAGALIFSQAGTYAPTLGVLGAVVGLIAALKNLDDIAALGLAISAAFIATLLGIFTGYVLWHPFANKLKRKSKEEARQRHMMIEGILSVLEGEAPRVIEQKLASYLSVQERKKLANANSSEKGAGQFVEET from the coding sequence ATGGATTTATCAACAATATTGGGGCTTGTTCTTGGGTTTGTCGCCCTCTTCGTCGGTATGGCAATGAAAGGTGTCACGCCGGACAACCTGTTGAATGTAGCGGCCATTCTGATTATCCTCGTCGGGACTGTAGCGGCAGTGGTCATTGCTTTCCCGATGAGTGAATTGAAGAACGTGCCGAAACTTTTCGGGAAAATTTTCAAAGAACAGAAGCTTACTTCTGATGCAGATATCATACGGATGTTTTCCGGTTGGGCGGATATTGCACGTCGTGAAGGATTGCTGGCGCTTGAAGCGAAAACGGACGAAATCGATGATCCGTTTTTGAAAAATGGTCTTGGCTTGGCAATCGACGGACAAAATGCGGATTATATCCGGGACGTGCTTACGGAGGAAGTGGACGCGATGGAAGAGCGCCATGCAGCGGGGGCCCTCATCTTTTCCCAAGCGGGGACATACGCACCGACACTTGGGGTGCTCGGAGCGGTTGTCGGCTTGATCGCGGCGCTCAAGAACTTGGATGATATTGCCGCCCTTGGTTTAGCTATCTCTGCCGCCTTCATCGCCACTTTGCTCGGGATTTTCACCGGATACGTCCTTTGGCATCCCTTTGCCAATAAGTTGAAGCGGAAATCCAAGGAAGAGGCACGGCAACGGCATATGATGATCGAAGGGATCCTCTCCGTCCTGGAAGGGGAAGCACCACGGGTCATCGAGCAAAAACTAGCTTCCTATCTATCTGTCCAAGAGCGTAAGAAACTGGCGAACGCAAATTCCAGCGAGAAAGGGGCTGGCCAGTTTGTCGAAGAGACGTAA
- a CDS encoding aminopeptidase, whose product MTTFENRLERYAELAVKVGVNIQPNQYLLINASTETVEFVRLIVEKAYAAGARQVFVDWVDDIVSRIRFEKAPAESFSEFPAWKVQEREQLAEKGAAFMSITSQSPDLLKGIDPARIAESQKAAGQALDRFRQLMQADKFSWTVIAAPSKAWADKVFSDLPEDDRVPALWEAIFKSVRADQENPVQAWIEHDKTLHTKVDYLNEKRYRKLHYRAPGTDLTIELPEGHLWCGAGSINEQDQPFMANMPTEEVFTVPLKTGVDGFVSSTKPLSYGGNIIDNFKITFQDGRITEVAAEQGEEVLKRLVDTDEGAKYLGEVALVPHHSPISESGLLFFNTLFDENASNHLAIGSAYAFCLEGGKTMSREQLEEKGLNQSITHVDFMIGSDQMDIDGIRQDGTVEPIFRSGNWAF is encoded by the coding sequence ATGACAACATTTGAAAACCGGTTGGAACGTTATGCGGAGTTAGCGGTCAAAGTAGGTGTCAATATCCAGCCAAATCAGTATTTGCTCATCAATGCTTCTACAGAAACCGTCGAATTTGTCCGGCTCATCGTCGAGAAAGCCTATGCGGCGGGAGCACGCCAAGTATTTGTCGACTGGGTCGATGATATCGTGTCCCGGATCCGGTTCGAAAAAGCCCCTGCGGAGTCCTTTTCGGAATTTCCCGCTTGGAAAGTGCAGGAGCGGGAGCAACTTGCGGAAAAAGGGGCCGCTTTCATGAGCATCACATCCCAAAGCCCTGATTTGCTAAAAGGAATCGATCCTGCCCGCATTGCCGAATCGCAAAAAGCAGCAGGACAAGCTTTGGACCGATTCAGACAACTGATGCAAGCCGACAAATTCAGTTGGACCGTCATCGCCGCTCCATCCAAAGCCTGGGCGGACAAAGTGTTTTCCGATCTTCCGGAAGACGACCGGGTTCCGGCCCTATGGGAAGCCATTTTCAAATCAGTACGAGCAGATCAGGAGAATCCCGTACAGGCTTGGATCGAGCATGACAAGACCTTGCATACCAAAGTCGATTATTTGAATGAAAAACGATATAGGAAACTTCATTACCGGGCTCCGGGTACCGATTTGACAATCGAGTTGCCCGAAGGCCATTTATGGTGCGGTGCCGGCAGCATCAATGAACAAGATCAGCCATTCATGGCAAATATGCCGACCGAGGAAGTCTTCACTGTTCCGTTGAAAACAGGAGTCGACGGGTTCGTCTCCAGTACGAAGCCGCTCAGCTATGGCGGGAATATCATCGACAACTTCAAGATCACCTTTCAAGACGGCCGGATTACAGAAGTAGCTGCCGAACAAGGGGAAGAGGTCCTGAAGCGTCTGGTAGATACGGACGAAGGGGCGAAATATCTTGGCGAAGTCGCACTGGTCCCTCACCACTCACCGATTTCAGAATCCGGATTGCTTTTCTTTAACACATTATTCGATGAAAATGCTTCCAATCATTTGGCAATCGGCAGCGCCTATGCGTTCTGTCTCGAAGGCGGCAAAACGATGTCCCGCGAGCAATTGGAAGAAAAAGGGCTAAACCAAAGCATCACCCACGTCGATTTCATGATTGGGTCCGATCAGATGGATATTGACGGCATTCGCCAGGATGGAACGGTAGAACCCATATTCCGCAGCGGAAATTGGGCTTTCTAA
- a CDS encoding beta-class carbonic anhydrase, whose product MALLNEILDFNASFVNEKKYEQYATTKFPDKRIVILTCMDTRLTELLPKAMNLKNGDAKIIKSAGAVVNHPFGGIMRSILVAIYELQADEVYVIGHHDCGMSSIDTDRITKNMTNRGIDPEVFHTLKYSGVDMKSWLHGFSDVTESVKKSVEAIRNHPLMDTNVPIHGLVVHPDTGQLDVIVEGYQSVTEN is encoded by the coding sequence ATGGCACTTTTAAATGAAATCTTGGACTTTAATGCATCATTCGTAAATGAAAAGAAATATGAGCAGTATGCAACGACGAAATTTCCAGATAAGCGAATCGTTATTTTAACTTGTATGGATACCCGTCTTACCGAGCTATTGCCGAAGGCGATGAACTTGAAGAACGGCGATGCAAAAATCATCAAAAGTGCCGGTGCCGTCGTAAACCATCCATTCGGTGGGATTATGAGAAGCATCCTGGTCGCGATCTATGAACTCCAGGCCGACGAAGTGTATGTTATAGGACATCATGACTGTGGGATGAGTTCAATCGACACAGACCGCATCACCAAAAATATGACAAACCGCGGCATTGATCCGGAAGTCTTCCATACCCTAAAATATTCGGGAGTGGATATGAAGAGTTGGCTGCATGGATTCAGCGACGTGACAGAAAGCGTGAAAAAAAGTGTGGAAGCAATACGGAATCATCCCCTGATGGATACAAATGTGCCGATCCACGGCTTAGTCGTCCATCCTGACACCGGCCAGCTGGATGTTATTGTCGAGGGCTATCAATCCGTAACCGAGAATTGA
- a CDS encoding GNAT family N-acetyltransferase, which translates to MILLEGRSCYLRILTEEDAVIFTALLSANREYWSVFEPRHEDSYFTVSVQREKIREALYQMRNRREYNFGIFDAETSRLIGHISLYSIKRLPFSSGFVGYSIDKAETGRGLGTEALDLVTKFAFEKLALHRIEAFVSPRNSGSVKVLEKSGYTREGLLRKLLYINGVWEDHYMYAMVEDDY; encoded by the coding sequence TTGATATTGCTTGAAGGGCGATCTTGTTATTTACGAATATTGACTGAAGAGGACGCTGTCATTTTTACGGCGTTGCTCAGTGCGAACCGGGAGTATTGGTCGGTGTTTGAACCGCGCCATGAGGACAGTTACTTCACAGTATCGGTCCAGCGGGAAAAAATAAGAGAAGCGCTATATCAAATGAGGAACAGACGGGAATACAACTTCGGTATCTTTGATGCTGAAACGAGCAGATTGATCGGCCATATTTCCTTATATAGCATTAAAAGGCTTCCGTTTTCCAGTGGATTTGTCGGATATTCAATAGATAAGGCGGAAACCGGCCGAGGATTAGGGACAGAAGCGCTCGATCTCGTGACAAAATTTGCATTTGAGAAGTTGGCGCTGCATCGGATTGAGGCATTTGTGTCCCCGCGGAACTCGGGATCCGTCAAAGTGTTGGAGAAGTCGGGCTACACGCGGGAAGGGCTGTTGCGCAAACTGCTCTACATCAACGGCGTATGGGAAGATCATTATATGTATGCAATGGTGGAAGACGATTATTGA
- a CDS encoding tryptophan-rich sensory protein, producing the protein MTKMMMTFSLVCMVAVYSVANFLPLNGRTTWEIAYRLPILFTPAGYVFTIWILIYALLGFWIYGFYKKPSPSRSISRLRAALFTLGCLFNIAWILLWHYSYYTPMLFAKVITLGLLLALYFTYPPKENSVWGRVPISIYVGWTFISTIMNFSYVLTYREWSGWGLSDPLWTVIYLTIAAAFAFHFLYHHKDVALNLVNIWTFIGIIVINGTDELFVSAAALFLIAAMAVGILMVQKNRNGQELPSHSPESIVK; encoded by the coding sequence ATGACGAAAATGATGATGACCTTTTCCCTCGTCTGTATGGTGGCTGTTTATTCGGTCGCTAATTTTTTGCCTTTAAACGGCAGGACGACATGGGAAATTGCATATAGGTTACCCATACTTTTTACACCTGCAGGCTATGTTTTTACCATTTGGATACTCATTTATGCTTTATTGGGTTTTTGGATATATGGCTTTTATAAGAAACCGAGCCCTTCCCGATCCATTTCACGACTTCGTGCAGCTCTTTTTACGTTGGGTTGCCTGTTCAATATCGCTTGGATTTTATTATGGCATTACAGTTATTACACTCCGATGCTTTTCGCCAAAGTGATCACTCTCGGTCTTCTGCTTGCCCTCTATTTCACCTATCCTCCAAAAGAGAATTCGGTTTGGGGCAGGGTTCCGATTTCCATCTATGTTGGTTGGACATTCATCTCGACTATTATGAATTTCAGTTACGTACTGACTTACCGGGAATGGTCCGGCTGGGGGCTGAGCGATCCGCTATGGACTGTCATTTATTTGACGATTGCCGCAGCATTCGCTTTCCACTTCCTCTACCATCATAAAGATGTGGCTTTGAATTTAGTGAACATCTGGACTTTTATCGGAATCATTGTGATAAACGGAACAGATGAACTATTCGTTTCAGCCGCGGCCCTGTTTCTGATAGCGGCAATGGCAGTCGGAATCCTGATGGTGCAGAAAAATCGAAATGGACAGGAATTACCGAGCCATAGCCCAGAAAGCATAGTGAAATGA
- the thiT gene encoding energy-coupled thiamine transporter ThiT, with amino-acid sequence MSRKRLQFLLEVAILGAISFVLDQIGFSLPQGGSITLSMLPIVVMAFRWGLAGGMLTGFLSGLIQMISAGKVYHPVQAALDYFVAYALVGLAAVTLVWLLRGKAEGKKGKMVAAIVVGTVIGGLFRYLIHFIGGMVFFGQYAGDQPVWLYSLLYNGAYMVPSIILSAIVASLLFTSAPRLLQRA; translated from the coding sequence TTGTCTAGGAAACGTCTTCAATTTTTATTGGAAGTTGCAATTTTAGGTGCTATCTCTTTCGTGTTGGACCAAATCGGATTTTCCTTGCCGCAGGGAGGTTCAATCACTCTGTCGATGTTGCCGATCGTAGTGATGGCCTTTCGCTGGGGACTCGCCGGCGGCATGTTGACCGGTTTTTTAAGCGGATTGATCCAAATGATCTCGGCAGGCAAGGTGTATCATCCCGTACAAGCAGCGCTGGATTATTTCGTTGCCTATGCGCTCGTCGGGCTCGCGGCGGTGACGCTCGTATGGCTGCTTCGCGGAAAAGCGGAAGGGAAGAAAGGGAAGATGGTAGCGGCGATTGTCGTGGGGACTGTAATCGGAGGGCTATTCCGCTATCTGATCCATTTCATCGGCGGAATGGTGTTTTTTGGCCAATATGCCGGGGATCAGCCGGTTTGGCTGTACTCGCTTTTATACAACGGGGCGTACATGGTACCATCCATCATCTTATCAGCAATTGTCGCTTCGCTTTTATTCACCTCGGCACCACGCCTTTTGCAACGTGCATAA
- a CDS encoding DUF4870 domain-containing protein, which produces MTNQKLLSALCYFSIFFSPLLFPLIVYFISEDWDVKQHAKRSLVSHLVPTVLLVAGFVLFSFSMFSFYEPMNGSMGSFGFWQITPFLFVAVYGILFLVIVIWNIIQGVKVLK; this is translated from the coding sequence ATGACCAATCAAAAATTATTATCGGCCTTGTGTTATTTTAGTATATTTTTCTCGCCCCTGCTCTTTCCATTGATTGTCTACTTCATTTCCGAAGATTGGGACGTGAAACAGCATGCCAAGCGCTCACTCGTTTCCCATCTCGTTCCCACCGTATTGCTGGTGGCAGGCTTCGTCCTCTTTTCATTTTCCATGTTCTCCTTTTATGAACCAATGAATGGAAGCATGGGAAGTTTTGGATTTTGGCAAATTACCCCATTCCTGTTTGTCGCCGTCTACGGTATACTTTTCCTCGTCATCGTAATCTGGAATATTATCCAAGGCGTCAAAGTGCTCAAATAA
- the map gene encoding type I methionyl aminopeptidase: protein MIVKNEKEIEALKKIGRIVAEIREEMKQATVPGVTTKEIDELGGRLFKEKGAISAPIDQYDFPGYTCISVNNEVAHGIPGSRVIQDGDLVNIDVSGSYGGYFADTGISFVVGTPDEKKQKLCDVAKSAFDRAMTKVKAGSRLNQIGKAVEREAKDHGLSVIKNLTGHGIGTSLHEEPQHILNYYDAWDKTLLKEGMVLAVEPFISEKAEHIIELGDGWTFVTPDNSHVAQIEHTIIVTKDKPIILTALDDETASI from the coding sequence ATGATTGTAAAGAATGAAAAAGAAATCGAAGCGCTAAAAAAAATAGGACGAATAGTGGCAGAAATCCGGGAAGAGATGAAGCAAGCGACTGTTCCCGGCGTCACGACAAAAGAAATCGATGAGCTCGGCGGCCGTCTCTTCAAAGAAAAAGGTGCCATTTCAGCTCCCATCGATCAATATGATTTTCCGGGCTATACATGCATAAGTGTCAATAATGAAGTAGCACACGGCATTCCGGGTTCACGGGTCATCCAAGACGGCGATTTGGTCAATATCGATGTGTCCGGTTCATATGGCGGCTATTTCGCGGATACCGGCATTTCATTCGTCGTCGGCACGCCGGATGAGAAGAAACAGAAACTTTGCGATGTCGCAAAAAGCGCCTTCGACCGAGCGATGACCAAGGTGAAAGCCGGCTCCCGCCTCAATCAGATCGGCAAGGCTGTGGAACGGGAAGCGAAAGACCATGGTTTATCTGTCATTAAAAACTTGACGGGGCATGGGATCGGAACCTCGTTGCATGAAGAACCGCAGCATATCCTGAATTATTATGACGCTTGGGATAAAACCTTGCTGAAAGAGGGAATGGTCCTTGCTGTCGAGCCGTTCATTTCCGAAAAGGCCGAGCATATTATCGAGTTGGGGGATGGATGGACATTCGTGACACCGGATAATTCCCACGTCGCGCAAATCGAACACACGATCATCGTCACAAAAGACAAACCGATCATTTTGACTGCTTTGGATGATGAAACGGCATCCATTTAA
- a CDS encoding DEAD/DEAH box helicase codes for MSFLENLEENIRAKWKFETEMPIQTKMIPEMLDGKDIVAESPTGSGKTLAYVLPILQMVDGAKKQTQALIMTPSQELSMQIVNIIREWVEGTDITVTQLIGGANMQRQIERLKKKPTIVVGTPGRLAELARANRLKMYDIRQIILDEADQLLSRDHRVIVKGLIEAAHPDRQVIAVSATITDEIEIVAKRLMKEPIRLQVTADEMPKQGKVVHSYVKTDAREKTDLLRGLSHLKGIRALAFMNNVDQLHMKEMKLRHNEAPIGVLYSDMKKMDRQKTLESFRKGEFRVLIATDLGARGLDIEGLTHVIHVDVPHTIEQYLHRSGRTGRAGSDGEVLTLLSYAEERDYRKLTKGMKPIQKTWYKGQLLEGNSKTVQKNKGK; via the coding sequence ATGTCCTTCTTGGAGAATTTGGAAGAGAACATCAGAGCGAAATGGAAATTTGAAACCGAGATGCCGATACAGACAAAGATGATACCGGAAATGCTGGATGGCAAGGATATCGTGGCGGAGTCACCGACAGGATCCGGGAAGACGCTGGCGTATGTACTTCCGATCTTGCAAATGGTCGATGGCGCTAAAAAGCAGACACAGGCTTTGATCATGACACCATCCCAGGAACTGTCCATGCAGATTGTTAACATCATCCGGGAATGGGTGGAAGGGACGGACATCACGGTTACGCAATTGATCGGTGGAGCGAATATGCAGCGCCAAATCGAGCGTTTGAAAAAGAAGCCGACCATCGTCGTCGGGACTCCGGGGCGGCTGGCTGAACTGGCCAGAGCGAATCGGCTGAAGATGTACGATATCCGGCAGATCATCCTCGATGAAGCCGATCAGCTATTATCCCGCGATCACCGCGTTATCGTGAAAGGGCTTATTGAAGCTGCCCATCCGGATAGACAAGTCATTGCGGTTTCCGCGACCATCACGGACGAAATCGAAATCGTGGCAAAGCGGTTGATGAAAGAACCGATCCGTCTTCAGGTGACCGCGGATGAAATGCCGAAGCAGGGAAAAGTGGTCCACTCCTACGTGAAGACCGATGCGCGGGAAAAAACGGATCTGCTGCGGGGATTGTCCCATTTGAAAGGAATCCGGGCCCTCGCCTTCATGAATAATGTGGACCAGCTCCATATGAAAGAGATGAAGCTGCGGCATAATGAGGCGCCGATCGGGGTCTTATATTCGGATATGAAGAAAATGGATCGCCAGAAGACGCTGGAAAGTTTCCGTAAAGGGGAATTCCGGGTCTTGATTGCAACCGACCTAGGTGCCCGTGGTCTGGATATCGAGGGGCTGACCCATGTCATCCATGTCGATGTCCCCCACACGATCGAGCAGTATTTGCATCGTTCCGGTAGGACGGGACGTGCAGGGAGTGACGGGGAAGTATTGACCCTCCTGTCCTACGCAGAAGAGCGCGATTACCGCAAGTTGACGAAAGGGATGAAACCCATCCAGAAAACATGGTACAAAGGCCAGCTGCTGGAAGGCAATTCGAAAACCGTGCAGAAGAACAAAGGGAAATAA
- a CDS encoding aspartate/glutamate racemase family protein gives MPNFPYAIIFEVIAKKTITESLTATMQKKTLGIIGGVGPLATMYIGEMIVRRTAAEKDQDHVNMVITNNTNIPDRTAFILGESEDNPVPVLISDSRRLEAAGAQVLAIPCNTAHSFYSELQESTQLPIIDMVSETAMRAKELGADRVGILATSGTITTEVYQLACERNGLTPVIADPETQEIVMSVIYDDIKAGRPASREKWDLIEQAMKEADCDKVILGCTELSIVREELQLGKEYIDSLLVLADTAIERCGYEVKR, from the coding sequence TTGCCGAACTTTCCCTATGCTATAATTTTTGAAGTGATTGCGAAAAAAACTATTACAGAAAGTTTGACGGCTACCATGCAAAAGAAAACATTAGGCATCATCGGCGGAGTCGGCCCATTGGCCACGATGTACATAGGCGAAATGATTGTCAGACGGACAGCCGCGGAAAAAGACCAAGACCATGTCAATATGGTCATCACCAACAATACGAATATCCCGGACAGGACAGCCTTCATCCTTGGTGAAAGCGAGGACAATCCGGTTCCTGTCCTCATCTCGGACAGCAGGCGCTTGGAGGCGGCAGGGGCGCAAGTGCTGGCCATTCCTTGCAATACGGCGCATTCCTTCTATTCGGAACTCCAGGAAAGCACACAACTGCCGATCATCGATATGGTATCGGAGACAGCGATGCGTGCGAAAGAATTGGGAGCCGACCGTGTCGGCATTTTAGCGACAAGCGGGACAATCACTACGGAAGTGTACCAGCTTGCTTGTGAACGCAATGGATTGACTCCTGTTATCGCTGACCCGGAAACCCAGGAAATCGTCATGTCGGTCATTTACGACGACATTAAAGCCGGCCGGCCGGCGAGCCGGGAAAAATGGGATCTGATCGAGCAGGCGATGAAAGAGGCGGACTGCGATAAAGTGATTCTCGGCTGCACCGAGTTGTCCATCGTCAGAGAGGAATTGCAACTTGGGAAAGAATATATCGATTCACTCCTCGTCTTGGCCGACACGGCTATTGAAAGATGCGGATATGAAGTGAAACGGTGA
- a CDS encoding lipid II:glycine glycyltransferase FemX, with amino-acid sequence MPVLDKANERDVKRYEEFIRNSPYRALTQDPNWADVKDDWGNEQVYVERDGEIVAAMSLLIRKVPGGFSLLYAPRGPVCDFHDEALVAELLKEAEVVAKKHKAFALKMDPEILYSEELDKKYKDAGYVVRNVDADKDELIQPRLNMIVKLEGEDEESIMMRYKKKTRNIIRGAIKKGVEVSHSRSDEYLKIFYDIYRTMAERNQITIRSYDYFVKMRKAYDGLRIYLVKHEEDYLAGAITINYHGKLYYLYAGSTNEKRNLNPNHLMNYEMMKWGIEEGAQQYDLGGVFILDSQQDGLYAFKSSFCQEDGVTEYIGEIDKVYKPFLYNLFVKVVPKVQQLKKKMKK; translated from the coding sequence CGTCAAAGATGATTGGGGCAATGAACAGGTGTATGTGGAACGGGATGGAGAAATCGTGGCTGCCATGTCCCTTCTTATCCGGAAAGTGCCGGGCGGCTTTTCATTGCTCTATGCGCCTCGTGGACCTGTTTGCGACTTTCATGATGAAGCACTCGTTGCCGAATTATTGAAGGAAGCGGAAGTTGTGGCGAAAAAGCATAAAGCGTTTGCGCTGAAGATGGACCCCGAAATCCTTTATTCCGAAGAACTGGACAAGAAGTACAAGGATGCCGGCTATGTCGTCCGGAATGTTGACGCTGATAAGGATGAGCTGATCCAACCGCGTTTGAACATGATCGTCAAGCTGGAAGGCGAAGACGAAGAATCGATCATGATGCGATACAAAAAGAAAACTCGGAACATCATCCGGGGAGCCATCAAAAAAGGGGTGGAAGTGTCCCATTCCCGCAGCGATGAATACTTGAAAATCTTCTATGATATTTATAGAACGATGGCGGAACGCAATCAGATCACAATCCGTTCCTATGACTATTTCGTCAAGATGCGCAAGGCGTATGACGGTCTGCGGATCTACCTAGTCAAACATGAGGAAGATTATTTGGCGGGTGCCATCACGATCAATTACCACGGGAAATTGTACTATCTCTACGCCGGTAGTACGAATGAAAAGCGCAACCTCAACCCGAACCATCTAATGAACTATGAAATGATGAAGTGGGGGATCGAGGAAGGGGCCCAGCAGTACGATCTCGGCGGCGTCTTCATCTTGGACAGCCAACAGGACGGACTGTATGCTTTCAAGAGCAGCTTTTGCCAAGAGGACGGCGTGACGGAATACATCGGGGAAATCGATAAGGTGTATAAACCGTTCCTCTATAATCTGTTCGTCAAAGTCGTTCCGAAAGTCCAACAATTGAAGAAGAAAATGAAAAAATGA